The genomic region ATCTCCTGGCAGGGCTTGCAAAAGGTGAGAGGCGATTGATTCGTTGTGCCCTGGATGTTGGACTGCATGGGAGATTTTTGACTAAGTCTGTGAGATCACCAAATGATTGAGGGAGGTGAGCTAGAGAACGGGCCCAACTTGATACAAACGCGATTGGACACGTTGACACCATTGAGGACATGCCAAACCCACCGTTCCGGATTGGTAATGTTGAAGACACAACTCGAATAGCTTTATCGAAATGGGGATGGTCTGGGAGACCATTGCACAGAAGCTCGCATTTCTCGATTGCTATGTTGAGACCAATTTCTTTTAAGCTAGACTCCGCATCGTTCTAGCATAATAAAATATCCTCCATGGGCCCAATAAAAACATATTGTCCAAGTAGGCTAGGACACGGGTGGATGAGTGGTTCTTCTGGAGGTCCAAAAGAAATGGATGCAAGGCGACAGAAAATAGCATGGGTCCAAGGGGTCCCTTTGGTGGATTCCTTTTTTGGACCGCAGAATGTGAGCAATTTTCCCGTCGTTGAAAACCAAAGGACTGAAACCGGCATACATTTGATGGACATGTTGGTAGATGTCGGGGAATGCTTTTGCAACTTCAGGTAATAATAGATGGGATCGTGATACcgagttgaaggcatttttcAAGTCCGTTTTTAAGATGACTCAATCAGGATTGGATTCCAGAAGTAGACTAATATGATGTACGATAAGCTCTGGTCCTCCTTCAACTGCTACTCCATGTTggaggggagagaggaagGATGAAAAAGATTCTTTCTTTTGTAGACACAAGGTCTTAGCCGTGAGCCGTCTGATACACTTGCCGACTGCGATTGGCCTCACATCACCAGATGGCTTCGAGAGAGCAACAAGTCGAGAAGCTGAAAGGAGCTTGACTATGCCGTGAGGGATAGATCCTCTTACAATCAGGTTACAGACAGTAAAGAACTTTTCGGCTGTAGTAGACCTACTTGCAAGTGCCGTGAAATGATCAAAGTTCCATCCAGACGGGCCAGATCCGGAACTCTTGGGAAGTTTGGACAAAGTAGCGAAAAACAATGACTCAGAGAGACTGGTAAATTGAGGCAATACTTCTGGACAGGGCACACTCTTCACTTGAGCAGGGTGCTTCCAGGTCAGCTTTACAACCGTTTTTGCAGAGACTGGAGCAAGGCCAGGACTCAAAAGCAATTTTGCTGCTCGGGAAAGTTCACCACATTTAATCAGCTGAAGAACTTTCTTACAATTTGTTGAAAGCTTTGATTGCGTTGATGAAGACTTGAGAAGAGGTCGTTGAAGATGTAAAAGCTCCTCCCACTGGAAATCAAGAAAGGAGAGAAACTTAGGTCTTTCCTGCCTAATTGCAGCTGTACCTTCTCTTTTGTGACGTAGAATCATTCGTGGTATGCACAGAAAGAGCTTCCATTCTGCTTCGTCGGTGGGGTCTTGTATGATTCTCGTTAGGGCTAAGTGACAACAGTCTTGAAACAGTGATTTTAGAGATGGTGAGACATTACGTGTGATTGAGGGAAGATGGCCACAAAGGAGACTCTCAACAGACAGGTCCCGTATGAGAGACCAAGCTTGGTCCTTGCGAGAGGTTGGGGGGACCTCGGGATGTGTCTGACAAATCTCGCTTTCAGCATCAATCTTCGATCAATTGTTAGACAAAGCTTGAATAGGAACATTGTCGATGACCTTTGTAACCGCTGCCCTATGTGCATCACGTGACCCGTTTGCGTGACTTGCTGATTCCGACCGGACTTGACGTTTAGGTCATCTAGACTTGTGTTGTGCAAGTTTTGAGAACCATTTGTCGCAACCGGCGCATTGATGAAGGTGAAGGCGGTCAACAAACGACGCAGGCAGCAGAGACGAATCGTGGACATCTCGGATGTGACTTAGGACGCACTGGACAGGCCCAGACATCTGGCAGTAAGGGTAGGGACACTGCTCACCTCCAGACATGATGATTAGCACTTCCAGACTCGTGCTAGCAGACGACCAAAAAACCAGCTGTAGGCGGCCATTTCACATacgggtctgtctgtctgtctgtctgtctgtctgtctgtctgtctgtctgtttgtctgtcagtctgtttgcctgtgtgccttttgtctttgtttctttgtctgtctaatgAAATACAACTGGCTTTTATAGTGGTCTGATCAGTTGGTTATTTGCTTACCTTCTATCcttgtacagtgtgtgtgtgtgtgtgtgtgtgtgtgtgtgtgtgtgtgtgtgtgtgtgtgtgcgcgtatgtctgtgtgtgtgcatgcgtgcgtgggtTCAAAATACTTCTGTGGCATCCTTACTGACTACACATTACTTGTATCTCACAAGGGTCCCATATTGGGGCATTTTTATTGTGATGGTCTACAAGATGTTCAAACGCCTTTTTCAGGTTAGACcactcatacacacatataCCACAACGTAAATCTCATCAAAACTTTTCAGGTACTCATCGTGATCTTCCTATTCACATTGGCATTTGGATTTGCATTTTATGCCTTGCTAGCACCAGCTGCTGACGTAAGCAACTGCATTTGATTTGTAACAGATTAGGAGTTTGGTTCATAGATCTCTGACATTGCAATGTAATGAGACGTACAAAtacctaattaattaggcAGAGAGAAATGAGAGTAAGCAGGTAGACACAGCAATTGGAGTGAAGTTGTATGTATCAGCTGTGTTTCTAAAATTGTTGCAGTTTGTTGGCTactggtgtgtttgtgttttcaagttgcaaataattgatattaaagagTGTTGTAAATGTAATGGGTTTGTGTAGTGAGCTGTGTAGATGTGTTTTAGTTACATACATGCAATGCAAGGTAGTCAGTAAATGGATATGGACTGCATGGAAGCAAACTGATTTCATCAGATTATATTTATGTATACATCAGCTATTACAAGCGGCAAGTAGAGGCTTGACTCCAAAGGGTTTGTGTACGTATAGgcaaaatggacagacagacagacagacgacaggcagccagccagacagacagacagacagacattgtaATAGTATGCAGTTTTAAATCTGCTAAAATTTGTTATttccattgatattaacatcaTACAGATCTTGTGTGACTAATATTGCATAGGGTGTGTCATGCGTATTATATCAATGAAATACAGTACCGGCAGTATTTTGTATACACAACAAGCCTTCCTTTGTCATGcatctttctgtctctttAGAATGTCTTCATTGCATTCAAGAATCTTCCTCGAGCTTCACTAAAGATCTTCACTATGATTCTCGGTGAGATCGACTTTGCCGAATTGTTCACACCGAATGAGACTAACCCAAACGACACATCCGTTGTTCCTCACATTGGCTGGCTTGCTGTACTCTACATCATCTTCGTTCTCCTCATGCCTGTCATACTCATGAATTTGCTTATCGGTCTTGCGGTTGGCGACATCGAGAAGGTTCAAAAGCGAGCATCATTGGAAGGATACATCATGCAAGTAAATCTACACTTGGAGCTCGAGCAGAGCATTCCAAAGTTTTTGTTGAAGAAGTATTGGGTGGTGGAGGAAAAGTGGAATTTGGACTACTCTCATTGGAGGAAAAAGGCGAGTGTTAATCGTATGTGTATTAGTTAGTATAGctataatacacacacacacacacacacacacacacacacacacacacacacacacacacacacacacacacacacacacacacacacacacacacatcacgcacgcatgcacacacacaccccgcACAAATGGCTATGAAAGTATGGATGGTTTGATAAACGTTGTGCATGAAAATGTTGTTGCTGCCAAGACAAAACATAGATGTGTCTACTAGTAGTGGTAAAATGTAGAGACCTTTTGTGCTGTG from Corticium candelabrum chromosome 10, ooCorCand1.1, whole genome shotgun sequence harbors:
- the LOC134185765 gene encoding uncharacterized protein LOC134185765 encodes the protein MILRHKREGTAAIRQERPKFLSFLDFQWEELLHLQRPLLKSSSTQSKLSTNCKKVLQLIKCGELSRAAKLLLSPGLAPVSAKTVVKLTWKHPAQVKSVPCPEVLPQFTSLSESLFFATLSKLPKSSGSGPSGWNFDHFTALASRSTTAEKFFTVCNLIVRGSIPHGIVKLLSASRLVALSKPSGDVRPIAVGKCIRRLTAKTLCLQKKESFSSFLSPLQHGVAVEGGPELIVHHISLLLESNPD